In a single window of the Rhopalosiphum padi isolate XX-2018 chromosome 1, ASM2088224v1, whole genome shotgun sequence genome:
- the LOC132929902 gene encoding myosin heavy chain, non-muscle isoform X3: MDMDTDRSDPFMKYLAVDRNQLNDQPTQAEWTQKRLVWVPHESQGFVSAGIKGERGDEVEVEIAETGKRVLVDKDVIQKMNPPKFDKSEDMAELTCLNEACVLHNIKDRYYSGLIYTYSGLFCVVVNPYKRLPIYTENIMERYKGNKRHEVPPHVFAVTDTAYRSMLQDREDQSILCTGESGAGKTENTKKVIQYLAYVAASKPKGVIQHASPGPALVVCNTNVSYEGELEQQLLQANPILEAFGNAKTVKNDNSSRFGKFIRINFDASGFIAGANIETYLLEKSRAIRQAKDERTFHIFYQLLSGATAEQKAEFILEDPKTYSFLINGNLRVPGVDDAAEFRETVNAMNIMGMTTEDYSAIFRIVSAVMLFGNMQFKQERNSDQATLPDNTVAQKVAHLLGLSITEMTKAFLRPRIKVGRDYVSKAQTKEQVEFAVEAISKACYERMFRWLVNRINRSLDRSKRQGASFIGILDMAGFEIFELNSFEQLCINYTNEKLQQLFNHTMFILEQEEYQREGIEWKFIDFGLDLQPTIDLIDKPMGVMALLDEECWFPKATDKSFVEKLMSAQSVHPKFHKTDFRGVADFSIIHYAGKVDYSAHKWLMKNMDPLNENIVQLLQSSQDSFVTHIWKDAEIVGIAHQALTDTQFGARTRKGMFRTVSQLYKEQLNKLMITLRNTNPNFVRCIIPNHEKRAGKIDAQLVLDQLRCNGVLEGIRICRQGFPNRIPFQEFRQRYELLTSNAIPKGFMDGKKACEKMIKALELDTNLYRVGQSKIFFRAGVLAHLEEERDFKISDLIVNFQAFCRGYLARRNYQKRLQQLNAIRIIQRNCSAYLKLRNWQWWRLYTKVKPLLEVTKQEEVLSIKEEELKVVKEKLDSQQRGVLELEKKYQTAVDEKNALAEQLQAEVELCAEAEEMRARLAARKLELEEILHDLEARIEEEEERSSTLAQEKKKLQININDLEEQLEEEEGARQKLQLERVQMDAKLKKLEEDLALAEDTNVKQVKEKKVLEERAADLAQTLAEEEEKAKHLAKLKAKHETSIAELEERLLKDNQQRQEMDRTKRKVETEVNDLKEQLNEKKAQVEDLQLQLGKREEELTQAFMRIDEEAASKAQSQKALRELESQLGELQEDLEAERTARSKAEKQKRDLNEELEALKHELLDSLDITAAQHELRAKREQELATLKKSLEEDTQSHEIIITEMRHKHSQEISVINEQIESLKKSKSQLEKSKQTLEAENADLAAELKSSASSKSELERKRKITESQLSEIQSKFAESERSKNELIDRLSKLSNESESIVNQLEAAELKASAAEKSAGTMETQLQETQTLLEEETKLKLSLNSKLKQIESEKEMLQEQLEEEEESKKNMEKQIVALNLQITETRKKMEDDAESTAAMEASYKKIFKDVELLQRQIEELQATNDKLEKSKKKLQSELDDINIDLEAQRSKVIELEKKQRIFDKTLAEEKAVSEQMAIERDTAEREAREKETRVLSLTRELDELMVKVEELERGKRTLQNELDELINNQGTADKNVHELEKAKRILESQLAEIRVQNEDLEDELQITEDAKLRLEVNMQALRAQFERDLVAKEEQSEEKRRGLLKQIRDIEAELEDERKQRSTAMAGRKKIEADYKDLEQQLDMHNKLKEDALKQLKKLQVQLKDATRDAEEARASRDELSATSKETERKLKSVEAELLLLTEELSASERARRVAESERDDLHEEMNSNSNKGSTLMVDEKRRLEARISTLEEELEEEQTMSEALNERIRKALIQIEQLNSDLANERATTQKLETNKMLFDRQNKELKAKLAEIETNQRVKTKTAISNLESKIANLDEQLESEAKERQLQQKANRKLEKKMKEVVMQLEDERRTIEQYKEQVEKSNARVKTLKRQIEEAEEEISREKHQKRKIQRDLDELLESNESISRENNNLRSKLRRTGVTTTSRIGATGSKRGSTIDDLSTVHGSSLDDSLESNNGSNDTNSLGP, from the exons acatATTCTGGTCTCTTTTGTGTAGTGGTAAATCCATACAAGAGATTACCTATCTACACAGAAAACATAATGGAACGTTACAAAGGTAACAAACGTCACGAAGTGCCACCACACGTATTCGCAGTAACTGATACTGCATACAGATCGATGTTACAag atcGAGAAGATCAATCTATACTATGTACTGGAGAATCAGGTGCTGGAAAAACCGAGAACACGAAaaaagttatacaatatttgGCTTACGTGGCTGCATCAAAACCCAAAGGAGTGATTCAACACGCT TCCCCTGGTCCAGCTTTAGTTGTt TGTAATACTAATGTTAGTTATGAG GGTGAACTCGAACAACAGCTATTACAAGCTAATCCCATTTTAGAAGCATTTGGTAATGCAAAAACTGTGAAAAATGACAATTCTTCTAGATTT ggTAAATTTATTCGTATTAATTTTGATGCTTCTGGTTTCATTGCTGGTGCTAACATTGAAACTTATTTATTGGAAAAATCGAGAGCTATACGACAAGCAAAAGATGAACGTACATTCCATATTTTCTACCAATTGCTATCTGGAGCAACTGCTGAACAGaaag ccGAATTTATACTTGAGGACCCTAAAACTTATAGTTTCCTTATAAATGGTAATCTCCGTGTGCCTGGTGTAGATGATGCTGCTGAGTTTAGAGAAACTGTTAATGCTATGAATATCATGGGAATGACAACTGAAGATTATTCtg ctattttcCGAATTGTGAGTGCTGTTATGTTGTTTGGAAATATGCAGTTTAAACAAGAGCGTAACAGTGATCAAGCAACATTACCTGATAACACAGTAGCCCAAAAAGTTGCTCATCTATTGGGTTTGTCTATAACTGAAATGACTAAAGCCTTCCTTAGACCTCGTATCAAAGTAGGCAGAGACTATGTGTCCAAAGCTCAGACCAAAGAACAAGTGGAATTTGCTGTAGAAGCTATTTCTAAAGCGTGTTATGAACGTATGTTCCGTTGGCTTGTTAATCGCATTAATCGATCTTTAGATAGGTCTAAAAGACAAGGAGCATCATTCATTGGAATCTTGGATATGGCtggatttgaaatatttgaa ttaaactCGTTTGAACAGCTGTGTATTAATTACACAAATGAAAAACTGCAACAGTTATTCAACCATACCATGTTTATTTTAGAACAAGAAGAATATCAAAGAGAAGGTATTGAATGGAAATTTATTGATTTCGGATTGGATTTACAACCCACTATTGATTTAATTGACAAA CCTATGGGTGTTATGGCCTTATTGGATGAAGAATGTTGGTTTCCAAAAGCTACTGATAAATCATTTGTAGAAAAATTAATGTCAGCCCAAAGTGTTCATCctaaattccataaaacagaCTTTAGAGGTGTTGCTGATTTCTCGATAATCCACTATGCTGGAAAAGTTGATTACTCTGCACATAAGTGGCTTATGAAGAATATGGATCCattgaatgaaaatattgttcaaCTCCTTCAATCTTCTCAAGATTCTTTTGTAACTCATATCTGGAAGGATGCAGAAATTGTAGGTATAGCTCATCAAGCTCTCACTGATACACAATTTGGAGCACGGACAAGAAAAGGAATGTTCCGTACAGTGTCACAATTATATAAAGAACAATTGAACAAGTTAATGATCACCTTAAGAAACACTAATCCTAATTTTGTAAGATGTATTATCCCAAATCACGAGAAAAGAGCCGGTAAGATCGATGCCCAACTTGTACTAGATCAACTGCGATGCAATGGAGTTTTGGAAGGAATTAGAATTTGTAGACAGGGTTTCCCCAATCGTATTCCATTCCAGGAGTTTAGACAACGGTATGAACTTCTTACATCAAACGCTATACCTAAAGGTTTCATGGATGGTAAAAAGGCTTGTGAAAAAATGATTAAAGCTCTTGAACTAGATACAAATCTCTATCGTGTTGGTCAGTCCAAAATATTCTTCAGAGCCGGTGTTCTTGCTCATTTAGAAGAAGAACGAGACTTCAAAATTTCTGACCTCATTGTCAATTTCcaa GCTTTCTGCAGAGGGTACTTAGCAAGAAGAAATTATCAAAAACGTCTGCAACAATTGAATGCAATTCGTATCATTCAGCGCAATTGTTCAGCATATTTAAAACTGAGAAACTGGCAATGGTGGAGATTATATACTAAAGTTAAGCCTCTTTTAGAAGTTACCAAACAAGAAGAAGTATTATCTATTAAAGAAGAAGAATTAAAGGTAGTCAAGGAAAAATTAGATTCTCAACAGCGTGGTGTTCTTGAACTCGAGaagaa GTATCAAACAGCAGTGGATGAGAAAAATGCCTTGGCTGAACAACTACAAGCAGAAGTTGAATTATGTGCTGAAGCTGAAGAAATGAGAGCTAGACTTGCTGCTAGGAAATTAGAACTAGAAGAAATATTACATGATCTAGAAGCTAGAattgaagaagaagaagaaagaTCTAGTACATTAGCTCAAGAGAAAAAGaagttacaaattaatataaat GATTTGGAAGAACAATTAGAAGAAGAAGAGGGAGCACGACAGAAACTTCAATTAGAACGTGTTCAGATGGATgccaaacttaaaaaattagaaGAAGATCTTGCGCTCGCTGAAGACACTAATGTGAAACAAGTCAAAGAAAAAAAGGTTTTGGAAGAAAGAGCTGCAGATTTGGCACAAACTTTAgctgaagaagaagaaaaagcaAAACATTTAGCTAAATTAAAAGCAAAACATGAAACATCAATTGCAGAATTAGAAGAACGATTATTAAAAGATAATCAACAAAGACAGGAAATGGATCGTACTAAACGTAAAGTTGAAACTGAG gTAAATGATTTAAAAGAACAGCTAAATGAAAAGAAAGCTCAAGTAGAAGACTTACAATTACAACTTGGTAAACGAGAAGAAGAATTAACACAAGCTTTCATGAGAATTGATGAAGAAGCTgcaa gTAAAGCACAATCCCAAAAGGCTCTCAGGGAATTGGAATCTCAACTTGGGGAACTTCAAGAAGATCTTGAAGCTGAACGTACTGCTAGAAGTAAAGCTGAAAAACAAAAGCGTGACCTTAATGAAGAACTTGAAGCCTTAAAACATGAGCTTTTGGATTCTTTGGACATAACTGCTGCACAACATGAACTTAGAGCTAAAAGAGAacag GAATTGGCAACCTTAAAGAAATCATTAGAAGAAGATACACAATCGCACGAAATCATTATTACCGAAATGCGACACAAACACAGTCAAGAAATATCCGTTATAAATGAACAGATAGAATCCTTGAAAAAA tctaAAAGTCAATTGGAAAAATCCAAGCAAACTCTTGAAGCCGAAAATGCTGATCTTGCTGCTGAACTCAAGTCTTCCGCATCTTCGAAATCCGAATTAGAAAGGAAACGTAAAATTACTGAATCTCAACTTA gtgagATACAAAGTAAATTTGCTGAATCAGAACGTtcgaaaaatgaattaattgatAGACTTTCTAAACTTAGCAATGAATCCGAATCCATTGTTAATCAATTGGAAGCAGCTGAACTTAAAGCTTCTGCTGCTGAAAAATCAGCAGGAACAATGGAAACTCAACTGCAAGAAAcacaa aCACTTCTAGAAGAAGAAACTAAGTTGAAATTGTCATTAAACtcaaaactaaaacaaattgAAAGTGAAAAAGAAATGTTACAAGAACAgttagaagaagaagaagagtCCAAGAAAAACATGGAAAAACAAATAGTTGCtcttaatttacaaattactgAAACACGGAAAAAAATGGAAGATGATGCTGAGTCAACCGCTGCAATGGAAgcttcttataaaaaaatctttaag gatgTGGAATTGTTACAACGACAAATTGAAGAACTACAAGCAACAAATGATAAATTGGAAAAATCTAAGAAGAAACTTCAATCAGAATTagatgatattaatattgatttagaaGCTCAACGATCCAAGGTTATCGAACTTGAGAAGAAACAAAGAATATTTGACAAAACCCTTGCTGAAGAAAAG gCGGTTTCCGAGCAAATGGCTATTGAACGTGATACTGCTGAAAGAGAAGCTCGAGAAAAGGAAACTCGTGTGCTTTCTTTAACAAGAGAACTTGATGAACTGATGGTGAAAGTTGAAGAATTGGAAAGAGGAAAGAGAACACTTCAAAATGAGTTAGATGAATTGATAAATAATCAAGGAACAgctgataaaaat gttCATGAACTGGAAAAGGCTAAACGAATATTAGAATCACAATTGGCTGAGATACGTGTACAGAATGAAGATTTGGAAGATGAACTTCAAATAACTGAAGATGCTAAATTAAGACTTGAAGTGAACATGCAAGCATTGAGGGCTCAGTTTGAACGTGATCTTGTT gCCAAAGAAGAGCAGAGTGAAGAAAAACGTAGAGGACTTTTGAAACAAATTCGTGACATTGAAGCTGAACTGGAAGATGAACGCAAACAAAGATCAACTGCAATGGCTGGTCGCAAGAAAATTGAAGCTGATTATAAAGATCTAGAACAACAGTTAGACATGCACAACAAATTAAAAGAAGACGCattaaaacaacttaaaaaactACAAGTTCAATTGAAGGACGCTACTCGTGACGCTGAAGAGGCTAGAGCTTCTCGCGATGAGCTTTCTGCAACGTCAAAAGAAACTGAACGTAAATTGAAATCGGTTGAagctgaattattattattgacagaaGAGCTGTCTGCATCTGAAAGAGCTAGGCGTGTAGCTGAAAGTGAACGTGATGATTTGCATGAAGAAATGAATAGCAATTCTAATAAGGG caGTACATTAATGGTTGATGAAAAGCGTCGCCTGGAAGCAAGAATATCTACATTAGAAGAAGAATTAGAAGAAGAACAGACAATGTCAGAAGCGTTGAATGAACGAATTAGAAAGGCTCTTATTCAGATTGAACAATTGAATTcag atTTGGCAAATGAACGAGCAACAACACAAAAATTGGagacaaataaaatgttatttgataGACAAAACAAAGAACTAAAGGCCAAATTAGCAGAAATTGAAACCAATCAACGAGTAAAAACTAAAACTGCTATTTCTAACTTGGAATCTAAGATTGCCAATCTTGACGAGCAACTGGAATCTGAAGCCAA GGAAAGACAATTGCAACAAAAAGCTAATCGTAAAttagagaaaaaaatgaaagaagtTGTAATGCAATTAGAAGATGAAAGAAGAACAATTGAACAGTATAAGGAACAAGTAGAAAAG agCAATGCTAGAGTCAAAACACTGAAGAGGCAAATTGAAGAAGCAGAAGAAGAAATCAGCAGAGAGAAGCACCAGAAACGAAAAATTCAGCGCGATCTCGATGAACTTTTGGAATCCAATGAATCAATATCTAGGGAGAACAATAATTTGAGAAGCAAACTCAG gcgAACTGGAGTGACCACGACTTCCAGAATAGGTGCTACTGGAAGTAAACGAGGTTCAACAATAGATGATTTATCAACAGTCCACGGTAGTTCTCTTGATGATTCGTTGGAGTCAAACAATGGATCAAATGATACAAATTCTCTTG gtCCGTGA